The proteins below come from a single Eucalyptus grandis isolate ANBG69807.140 chromosome 3, ASM1654582v1, whole genome shotgun sequence genomic window:
- the LOC104437942 gene encoding DNA cross-link repair 1A protein: MPSSSSAGHRRRRRTAALTQPPPPMTTTHGGGDDGDDDFQTRPKLSCSQKPLQLSNVSSGGARPTKKLKRPTPALGKENAVPASAVGRSSPEPRESLDQRAVGLFDTSRGRGGADDFELADADCSLDLIESSIDCERAPVDRHVEEGRGRAGERNEKLEVNEGYLSHSIESRLIKAKLDFGFSDGGNCRGLGGVEKNKEDGSVANGGSASNLIESGSIAAKEDCGLSEVGDERVSGAHDDECDEPFEVGADLDLLIKLCDDEGPVHYSDDKDGEEAEDGWDCDSGLVCCPLCGVDISDLSDESRQIHTNDCLDKGEARLDEVLFPDADGAPSPRPQEAVGSPVSSPQLAVDISPVLGWLRSLGLDRYEEAFVREEIDWDSLQCLTEEDLLKMGISALGPRKKIVHALNELRKGVQGETAEHVDINGKCGDHMTKTEPGASKAMVSGDSKVAASKLITDYFLGSSTNQKKTCNISTLQRRVTEQLSSSRGCAKVNDHVKNVKPRGRVKNSTRREVPLWCRIPGTPFRVDAFRYLTRDCSHWFLTHFHMDHYQGLTRSFCHGKVYCSAVTAKLVNLKIGIPWERLEVLPINQKVVIESVGVTCLEANHCPGAVVILFEPPTGEVVLHTGDFRFSEEMAGLSILQATRIHTLILDTTYCNPQYDFPKQEAVAQFVVESIQAESFNPNTLFLIGSYTIGKERLFLEVARVLHKKIYVSAAKLRIIQCFGYSEEDMQWFTLNEKESHIHVVPMWTLANFKRLKQISNQYLGRYSLVVAFSPTGWTFGKGKKKCTGRRWQQGTIIRYEVPYSEHCSFSELKEFVKFISPDRIIPSVNNDGPESANSMISLLTS, from the exons CTCGGCAAGGAAAACGCCGTTCCCGCCTCGGCGGTCGGTCGGAGCAGCCCCGAGCCGCGTGAATCGCTCGATCAGAGGGCCGTCGGCTTGTTCGACACGAGCAGGGGCCGCGGCGGGGCGGATGATTTCGAGCTGGCCGATGCCGACTGCAGCTTGGATTTGATAGAGTCGAGCATCGATTGCGAGCGCGCGCCCGTGGATAGGCATGTGGAGGAGGGTCGCGGTAGAGCTGGCGAGAGAAATGAGAAGCTGGAGGTGAATGAGGGCTATTTGAGCCACTCGATTGAGTCAAGGTTAATCAAGGCAAAATTAGATTTTGGATTCAGTGATGGTGGTAATTGTAGAGGTCTTGGTGGGGTTGAGAAGAATAAGGAAGATGGGTCGGTGGCGAATGGGGGTTCTGCGAGCAATTTGATCGAGTCTGGGTCGATTGCAGCGAAGGAGGATTGTGGGCTGAGTGAGGTTGGTGATGAGAGGGTTTCCGGTGCGCATGATGATGAGTGTGATGAGCCATTTGAGGTGGGGGCGGACCTTGATTTGCTGATTAAGCTGTGTGATGATGAGGGGCCGGTGCATTACTCCGATGACAAAGATGGAGAGGAAGCAGAGGATGGTTGGGATTGTGATAGCGGGTTGGTTTGTTGTCCTTTATGTGGTGTGGACATTTCAGATCTGAGTGATGAGTCCAGGCAGATACATACCAATGATTGTCTTGACAAGGGAGAGGCACGACTTGATGAG GTTCTATTTCCTGATGCCGATGGGGCACCTTCACCTCGTCCTCAGGAAGCTGTTGGCTCACCTGTTAGTTCTCCCCAGCTAGCTGTTGATATCTCTCCAGTGCTTGGATGGTTACGTAGCCTTGGTTTAGATAGGTACGAAGAAGCTTTTGTTAGGGAAGAGATTGATTGGGACAGCTTGCAGTGCCTGACAGAAGAG GATCTTTTGAAGATGGGTATTTCTGCTCTTGGCccaaggaagaaaattgtgCATGCTCTAAATGAACTTAGAAAAGGAGTCCAAGGAGAAACTGCCGAGCATGTGGATATAAATGGAAAATGTGGAGATCATATGACAAAGACAGAACCTGGTGCTTCTAAAGCGATGGTCTCTGGTGATAGTAAAGTAGCCGCAAGCAAGCTGATTACAGATTATTTTCTGGGCTCCTCTACAAATCAGAAAAAGACCTGCAACATTTCTACTCTGCAAAGAAGAGTCACAGAACAGTTGAGTTCCAGTCGTGGATGTGCTAAAGTGAATGATCATGTTAAAAATGTGAAACCAAGGGGTCGTGTTAAAAATTCGACACGAAGGGAGGTTCCCTTGTGGTGCCGTATACCAGGGACGCCCTTTCGAGTG GATGCTTTCCGATATCTTACAAGAGACTGTTCCCATTGGTTTCTCACTCACTTTCATATGGACC ATTATCAAGGTCTTACAAGGTCCTTCTGTCATGGGAAAGTCTACTGCTCTGCAGTAACGGCAAAGCTTGTAAATTTGAAGATTGGTATCCCTTGGGAACGGCTGGAAGTTCTACCAATCAACCAGAAGGTTGTGATTGAAAGTGTTGGAGTGACATGTTTAGAAGCTAATCATTGTCCTGGTGCCGTAGTAATCCTCTTTGAGCCACCAACTGGTGAG GTTGTTCTCCATACAGGAGATTTTCGCTTTAGTGAAGAGATGGCTGGACTGTCCATTCTGCAAGCAACTCGAATCCATACTCTTATACTTGACACCACTTACTGTAACCCCCAG TATGACTTTCCGAAGCAAGAGGCAGTGGCCCAATTTGTTGTGGAGTCCATCCAAGCTGAATCCTTTAACCCAAACACTCTTTTTCTCATTGGCAGCTACACAATTG GGAAGGAGAGGCTGTTCTTGGAGGTTGCTCGTGTGCtacataaaaagatttatgtCAGTGCTGCAAAGCTGCGTATTATACAATGTTTTGGGTACTCTGAGGAGGACATGCAATGGTTTAcattaaatgaaaaggaaagccACATTCATGTTGTGCCTATGTGGACCCTAGCCAACTTCAAAAGGCTAAAGCAGATTTCTAATCAGTATCTG GGAAGGTATAGTCTTGTTGTTGCCTTTTCTCCTACTGGCTGGACTTTTggtaaaggaaagaagaagtGCACAGGCAGAAGGTGGCAGCAGGGAACCATCATAAG GTATGAAGTGCCATATAGTGAGCACTGCAGCTTTTCAGAACTGAAAGAGTTCGTGAAGTTCATATCACCTGACAGGATAATACCAAGCGTCAACAATGACGGGCCGGAATCTGCCAATTCCATGATTTCCCTCCTAACATCATGA